GCCAACGCCTTTACCGGCCTGGGCACGGCCTGGGCGGACAAGATCCCCCTCCTCATGATGACCGTGCGTTCCCCCAGGCGCTTGGAGATGAAGCTTCCGGGCAGCACCCAGGGTGAATCCTATTCCGCTTTCACTAAGTGGGGTACCCGGGTGTTGGACTGGGAAGACATACCAGTGGCCCTGGGCCAGGCCCTCCGGGAGGCCCTCAACGGGTGCCATGGCCCCGTGCACCTGGACATCGAGGAAGAGGCGCTCCTGGAAAGCAGGGAGGTGAAAGAGGAGGAACTGGAGGACTTGATCGAAAAGGGACTAGGCCCCCTGGAGGCCAAGGTCATGGAGGGCGATCCGGAACTCGTGGAAAAGGGGCTCAAGACGCTTTTGGAAGCGGAACGTCCCCTCATCGTATCCGGGGGAGGGGTTATCCACGCCCAGGCCTGGGAGGAGATGGACCGGCTGGTGCGCATGCTCGGCGTGCCCGCCACCACCACCGTGGCCGGGGAGGGAGGTGTCCGGGGTGACAATCCTTGCTACATCGGCGGTCCGAGCTACGTGGGCGGCGAGGCCTTTCACCGGGCCATCAAGCGCGCGGATTGCGCGCTGGTGGTGGGTGCCGCCCTGGGCGGCCTGGAGGGATTCGGGCAGCCGCCCTTCTGGAACCCGGACATCCGCTTCATCCAGGTGGACGTGGACCCGGTGAACATGTGCCTGAACATCCCGGTGGAGGTATCCATCCTGGGAGACGCCGGGGCGGTGCTCAAGCAGATGATCCGCCTGGTGGAGGAGGGGGCGGCCGGTCCCAACCCCGCTCATGCGGCTTGGCTCCAGCACCTCCAGGAGGTGAGGAGGAGGTGGCGTTCGCGCGTCGAGGGAGAGGCCCATGACCGCTGGCCACTCATCCACCAGGGTTACCTGGCCAGGACCATCAGGGAGGTTTTGCCGCCCGGCACCTTCCTGGTCATCGACGGCGGCAACACAACCCTCTGGGCGGGGATGTTCTGCATGGAGCACAAGCCCAAGAGCGCCCTCTTCCCGGCGGGGATGGGCACCCTGGGGTGCGGCATCCCCGTGGCCATGGGGGTCAAGGCCGCGGACCCCGACCGCCCCCTGGCGGTCATCCAGGGGGACGGGTCCTTTCTCTACAACGTGCAGGAGCTGGAGAACGCCCGTCGCCTGGGCATGGACTTCGTGGTGGTCATCTTCAACGACGGGTGCTGGAACATGATCAAGGGGGCCCAGGACCTCTTCTTCGGGAGCCGGCGGGTGGGGTCCATCCTGGGGGATATCGACTACGCGGCCGTGGCGCGCGGCCTGGGTTGTTACGGAAGGAGGGTGTCCCGCGCCTCGGATATCGCACCTGCCCTGCGGGAGGCGTTGGAGGCGGGAGGGCCGGCGGTGGTGGACGTCCTGGTGGACCCGGACTGTTTCCCGGAGACCCTGGCCAGTTTCGCGTTGGGCGAGTTCGAGGGTGTCCGCATCAATCCCCTGCGGGCCCTGGGGATTCCCAAGATGAAGATAGACCGGCGCCTGGTAAACCGGGCCAAGTACGCGGCCAACATACTCCTGGACTTGGATTTCCGATAGGGGGTGAGAGGAATGTACCTCCCGGAATTTCGTTTAGGAGTCCGTTCGGGCGGAACCCTGGACCTCGGATAGGGGGTGAGTGTTGTGTACCTGCTCAACGGCGGGGACCTGGTGGCCCGGACGCTGGCCCAGGAAGGGGTGGACCACTTCATCGGCATAGTGGGGGGCCAGGTTCTTCCGCTCTTCGACGCCGTGGGTCGCCACCCGGGCCTCCGGCTGGTGGTGCCTCGGAACGAAGCCGCGGGAGCCATGATGGCCGACGGGTACGCCCGCGCCTCGGGAAAGCCGGCGGTGATCATCTCCACGGTGGGAGCGGGGGCCATCTACTCGGCGGCGGGCACGGCGGGTGCTTGGGCGGACCATGTCCCAATATTTTCCATATCTCCCCAGGTTCAGACCTGGAAGATGTACCCGGCGCAGGAGTCCCTGCAGGGTTGTTACCAGGCAGAGATGATGGCTGGGATCACGCGCTGGCACTGCATCGCCTACAGCTGGAAGCGCATACCGCGGCTGGTGCAGAGAGCCCTGCGGGAGGCCATGTCCGGCGAGAAAGGACCGGTGCACATGGACGTTCCCGTGGACGTGTTCTACGAGACCCACCTGGTCACCGAGCGGAAGCTCCGCCGCCTCATACCTCCCCCGGGGAGCAGCCGCTTTCAGGGGCACTTTCACCCCGCGGCCGAGGACTTGCGGGAGGCCATCGATATCCTGGAAGCGTCTTCCAGTCCGGTCCTGGTGGCCGGCCTGGGGGTTCTGAGGGAATCCGCGTGGGATGCGGTTTCTGCGCTCGCGGAAAGATTGTCCCTCCCGGTGGCCCTCACCCCGGCCGCGCTGTCCGCCATCGCCAGTGAAGACCCTTCCTTCGCCGGGATACTGGGCCACCCCGCACTTCCCGGCCTCCGGGAGGTGGTGGGCGGCGCGGACGCGATTCTTTTTCTGGGAGCCACCATCTCCGAGCAGGAGGCGGTCATGGAGACGGTGGATCTCTCCCGGGCGCGGATCATCCAGACTTCCCCTCAACCGGAGCTCCTGGGTGCACTGGGAAAATTCAATGCCGCCTTGGCCGGCGACGTGGCCTCCATAGCCGGAAGCCTCGCCGGAGAGGCAGGAGAGGTCCCCGTGGAGAGGAGGAGCTGGCGGGAAAAGGCCCGCGAGGCCTATCTGCGCGATGCCCGGGCGCTCAGGGAGGAGGCCCACGGTAACGCTTCTGGGCGGGCTATTTCCGCGCTGGGGGAGAGCCTGGACCCCGGGGATTATCTGGTCCTAGACGGACCCGATTCCACTTACTGGGGGTCCCTTCTTTGCCCGGCGAAGAACGCCGCCACTCGAATCCGGTCCTGGGGGCTCAGGGGTAATGGGTATGGGCTTCCCCTCGCCCTGGGGGTCAAGCTGGCCCGACCACGGGACAGGGTGATAGCCCTGTGCGACACGGAAGCCCTCATGCACCATATCCAGGAACTGGATACCGCCAGGCGGGAGGACATCCGGGTGGTGATATGCGTGGTAGGGGAGAGGTACCGCTGGAAGGAAGTGGCGGTGGGGTTCGGCCTGCACGGGGAGAAGGCCTCGACCCCCGCCGAGTTGATGGTCGCCCTGGACAGGGCGGAGAGAAGTGGCAGGGCGGCCGTGGTGGACCTCACCGGGTTCGAGGCCGGTGGCCGTTGACAATGGACCAGAAAGCCGGAGGGGGCGGCGGGTGAACGGCGAGGAAGCGGGATCGAGACTCGTATCCCAACCGAAAGCCCCAATAGGCGTTTCAGGTACCAAGCCGGGGGCAAGGAACGGAACCGCAGCGCGCGTGCCGTGAGTCCATCGCGCGGCGAGGGCCAGGCGGCAGTCGGCGTGGGCGCTGTTCAAGGAGGGATGAACAGAGGCGCCTCGCCAGCATGCGGCCTGCGAGGCGCCCCGAATCGTCGCCTACCGAAAGGCGATCAGTCCCAGACGTATTTTTCCTTTTCCTCCTCCTGAGCGGCCTCTTCGGACTCGCTTTCCTTCTCCTCCGCTTCCACCCCTGGTTTTTCGGAAACGGTGATTGGCTCTTCAGTCTCTTCCTCGGTAACGACCTCCGTCGCTGCGGTTGGGGTGGCCTCCTCCTCAGCTTCCCCCTTTGCCGCAGGGATTTCCGCCTTGCGGGTATATTCCTCGTACTCGTTCAGGAGGGACCGGCTCTTCTCGAGGAGCTCCCTCATGCGGGGGATCTGCTCGATGATCTGCTCCCGCACGGAGTTTATGGAGGATAGGATGCGCTCCCTTTCTCGCTCCATCTCCTCCAGGATCCTCCCGCTTCTCTCCTGCGCTTTCCTAATGATGGCGGCTGCCTGGTTGCGCGCTTCCTGGAGGATGTTGCCCGCGCTCTTCTGGGCGTTGGTCAGGGCGGTCTGCAGGGTCTTCTGCATCTCGTCGAACTGCGCCACCTTCTGGCGCATGGCGGCGACTATTTCCTCCAGCTCCTTGTTGCGGCCCGCAAGCCTCTCCAACTCTTCGGCCACGGCGTCGAGGAAGGAATCCACCTCTTCCTTGTCGTAACCCCCGGTGGTGACCACGGTGAATTCCTTAAGGTGGATGTCCATGGGGCTGATCGCCATCACCATCTCCTCCTTTGATGATCCGTAACCTTCCAGGGAAGACCCACGCCTTAAGAACTAAGTATAAGGTCTTTACCCTCCTTTTACCACTTCCCCCACGAGGAAAGCGCCGGCCAACCACGGAGGTTTACCGAGCAAGCCAATAGCCCATATATTTATAAATCCAGCAAGCCCTTTCCCGCAACACCGCTGTCCCGCTCGCGCCGCCGGTAAGGGGGTTGAACGTCGCCTCGCCCGGTAATAGATTTTAGACTGAATATTGTTTAATTACCATAGAGTTGACATAATATCTTGGGGTGGATTGGGATAACGGGTCCGAGCACGTGGCAGGAATCCTGGTCCCGCGGGAAGTTCTCCGTGTCCGTGTCAGGAAAGGTGAAGGGGAGATCTGAGTTGGGAATTTTCAAGCCGTCCAAGGGGAAGCTTATCAAGCCCAACATCGAGAAGATGGAGGCCAAGCGCGACGTTTCCGGACTGATACAGGCGCTGCGGCACAATGACGTGAACGTCCGCATAAATGCCGCCCTGGCCCTGGGAAAGCTCAAGAGGGCACGGGCGGTGGCTCCACTCATAGAGACGCTGCGCGATGCCGACGAGGACGTGCGCTGGGCGGCAGCCTGGGCCCTGGGGGAGATAGGAAAGCCCGCCGCCCGGCCTCTCATCCAGGCCCTTCGGGACGAGGACGGCGACGTGAGGTGGAAGGCTGCCTGGGCTTTGGAAAAGATTGGAAAAGTGGTCGTGGACTCGCTCATCGATGCCATGCGCACCGAGAGCGGTGAGGCCAAGGCCAAGGTAGCCCTGGTGCTGGGTTCCATCGGGGACGTACGGGCGGTCCGTCCGCTGGTGAAGGCCCTCAAGGACGAGGACGACAACGTGCGCTGGGCGGCAGCCTGGGCCCTGGAGAAGCTGGGGCCAACGGCGGTGAAATATCTCATCAACAATCTCACCCTGGAGGATACCGAGGCCCGCAAGGAGGCGGCTGTCGCCCTGGGTGTGATCCGCGACGAATCGGCCATCGACCCCCTCATCGCGGCCATGCGCGACGAGGACAGGGAGGTGCGCAGGGAGGCGGCCGCAGCCCTCGTCTCCCTGAACAGCCGCAAGGCCATCGCCGGGCTGGAGTCTTACCTGGGCAGCGGGGACGAGGACCTCCGCCGCCTGGCGGCGGCGGTCCTGGCCAAGCTTGGCTGGCAGCCGAGGCGGGAGGAGGACCGCGTTTTCCTGCACCTGGTGAACCGGGACTGGGATAAGCTGGCGGGGATGAACGCGGAATCCTTCCCCCACCTTCTGCGCGCCCTGAAGAAGGAGGGGTGGGAGACCCGGAGCAGGGTGGCGGCCCTGGTCCGTGAAAACTCCCAGAGGCTGCTGCCCCCGCTTATGCAGGCCCTAGAGGACGAGGACGAGGAGCTGCGCCGGGAGGCGGCCCTGCTTCTCAAGGAGATGGGCGGAGCCGAAACCCTGGATGTCCTCTTGCAGGCCATGCGGAACCGCGACTGGTTCGTGCGCCGGAGCGCGACCCTGGCTCTGGGAGAGGTGGGTGATCCCCGTTCCCTCGACGCCCTGATCCAGGCCCTCAAGGACGAAGATGAGGACGTGCGCCGCGCCGCCGCCTGGGCCCTGGGCAAGATGGGTGATCTGGCCACGGAGCCGCTCATGGAACTTCTGCTGCAGGGTGAGGTGGAGGAGCGCCGGGGTGCGGCCTGGGCTTTGGGGGTCATAAGGGACGCTCGGGCCTCGGAGGCTCTGGTCCGGGCCCTCAAGGACGAAGATGAGGACGTGCGCCGCGGCGCCGCCTGGGCCCTGGGCGAGCTCGGCGAGCAGGCCCTGCCTTCCCTGGACAGGGCTCTGGAGCTGGAGGGAGTGGCCGAGATAGCCCGCGAGATCGTATCCCGAATCCTGTCCGGGGAGGGGCGCGAGGCGGAAGCAGCCGAAATGGAAAAGGTCCTCGAGGCGGAAGAGGAAGCTTTCTTGAGTCCCTTGGAGCTGGAGGAAATCAGCCTGGAATCGGGGATGCCGACGCTCGAGGAGGAAGTGGTCGAGGAGGCGGCGGCCCAGGTGGTATCGGAAGTGCTGGGAAAGATGGGCTGGAAGCCGGGAGAGGAGGAGGAAAAGGCCGACTACTTCATCGCCAGGCGACAGTGGGACAAGGTTACGGAGATGGGTGAGCTGGCGGTGGATTCCCTGATCAATGCCCTGGGGGACGAGGACGAGGAGGTCCGGTCCAGGGCGGCCTGGGCCCTGGGGGTGATCGGCAGCCCTCGTGCCGTAGACGCCCTGGTATCCGCGCTGGAGGATCCGGTGCGGGATGTGAGGGTGAAGGCCGCGGGGGCACTCAAGAAAATCGGTACCCCGTGCACCGATGCCCTCATCCAGGCCCTGCAGGAAGGAGGGGACGAGCTGCGCAAGGAGGCGGCCAGGGTTCTCGGCGACATTAAGGACCTGCGGGCCATACCCTTCCTGGTGAAGGCCATGGGGGATCCCGAGGAGAAGGTGAGGGGGAGAGCGGCCAACGCCCTGGAGAAGATAGGCGAGCCCGCCGTGGAAGCCCTGCAGGCGACACTGTCGGCCGAAGATCCCAACGCCCGGGCTCTTGCGGCTTCCGTCCTCACCAGGATGGGCCTGAAGCCATCCGAATTGGTGGCCGCGGAGGGAGGCCCGGCGATGGAGAGGCTGGAAGGGACCAAGGCGAGGGAGCTGATCCTGGAGGGCAAATGGGAGGAGGTGGCCACGCTGGGGGAGAACGCCGTAGAGGCTCTCCTGGAGGCTCTCGAAGACCAGGAGCCCGAGGTTCGTCGCGGAGCGGCCTGGGCCCTGGGGGTCATCAGGAATCCCCGCGCCGTGGAACCCCTGGTATCCCGCCTCCGGGACGCGGACGAATCGGTGCGCAGCGGTGCCGCCTGGGCCCTGGGGGTCATTGGTGATCCCCGCGGCGTCCCCGCGCTTGTCGATGCGCTACGGGACAGCAGTCCGGAGGTCCGACGTAAGGCCGCCTGGGCCCTGGGGGAGATAGGGGAGCGGGAAGCTGTCGACGCCTTGGTGCAGGTCCTCGAGGACGAGGACCTGGACGTACGCCGGGTGACTTTCCTGGTGCTGGAAAAGCTAGGCTGGAAACCCACGGAGGAAGAGGAGGTGCGGCGGCTCATCGCCGAACGGGAGTGGGACCGCCTGGCGGGGATGGGGGACGTGGCCGTGGAATCCCTCATCGAGGCCTTGTCCGCCGAGGACGGAGAGACGCGCATGAAGGCTGCCTGGGCTCTCGGGGAGATCGGGGACCGGCGGGCACTCGAGCCGCTTCTCGATGTCCTCGAGGACCTTGAGCCCCAAGTGAGGGAAAAGGCGGCCAGGTCCCTGGGGAAGCTGCGCGATCCCGGCGCACTGGAAGGATTGCTGCGCCTCCTGGACGACGAGGACGAAGGAGTAAGGGCCGCCGCCTCCGAGGCCCTGGGGGAGCTGGGCTGGAAGCCAGAGGAAGTGGCGGCGGAGGAAACCGAGGAATTGGTGGTCGCGGAGGCCAAGGAAGTGGTATCCGTGGCGGAAGAAGAGGCCGCCGTGGAAGAGATGGAAGAAGTTACCATTTCTTCGGAGGTGGGACCGGCCGCGGAGGTGGTCGGTGAGGGAGAACCGCCACGAGAGGAAGCGACGGTCGAGGAGGTACTCGGGGCGACGGAGCTCACGAGGGAGGTTGAGGTGCCGGCAGGAGAGCCGGTGGCCGTTTCCGCTCCACAAGAAACCGGGGTGGAAAAGCTCGAGGAGGCCGAGGCACCCCTGGAGGAAATCCTCTTGCCCGCGGTCGGGAAGGAGGAGGCCGTTCTATCGGGTGCTTCCGAAGAAAAGCCGCTGGAGGAAATACCGGTCGGTGCCATGTCCTCCCACGCCGAAGCCCTGATCGCCCAGCGCAGCTGGAAGGAATTGCTTGCCCTGGGCGAGGAAGCGGTGCTCCCCCTGGCGGAGGTATTGAGGAGTGGGGAGAAGGGTGAACGGAAGAAGGCGGCCTTCATCCTGCGCCAGATAGGACTGCCGGCGGTGCCGACCCTGCGCAACCTGCTCCACGACCGCAAGGAGGAAGTACGCGCCGTGGCCCGGGATATCCTGGCCGAATTGGGCTGGAAGACGGGGGAGGAGGAGGAACTCGCCCAGAGCCTCATCCGAGAAGGGAAGTGGGAAGAGGTGGCCCACCTGGGGAAGCCGGCCGTGCTTCCGCTGGTGAGAACCTTGCGTGACGCGGAGGTGGAGAAAAGGCGCATGGCGGCATCTCTTCTGGGTAACCTCCCCGATGCGGCTGCCCTCGAGCCGCTGCTTTCCGCCCTCCAGGACGAGGACGGGGAGGTAAGAGGAAGGGCCGCCAGGGCCCTGGGCAAACTCGGGGACGCCAGGGCCTGCCGACACCTGGCGGAGGCTCTCTCCGACGAAGATGCGGACGTAAGGGCACGGGTGGCCGCCTCCCTTGACCGTCTTGGTTGGACACCCGCGGACGACCGCGAAAGAGCCCGATATTTCATGGCTACCCGGCAGTGGAACAAGCTGGCCGAGATGGCGGAGGCGGCGGAAGAAGCGCTGCGGGAGAGGCTGGAAGATGCGGATCCAGAGGTCAGGGAGATGGCCCGCTGCCTGCTCGACGACATACGCGGATCCCGGGAATTCAAGGAGCTTCTCCGAGAGCTGGACTGAGCCGGAGGCCCGGATAAAGGATCGAAATCGGGGAGCGAACTCTCGGGAGGGTCGACCTTGGAGTTGAGGGATGTCATCCTGGGGAGGAGGAGTATACGCCGGTTCCTGGACCGTCCCTTGAGCGAGGAGGATACGCATGCCCTGCTGGAAGCGGGGCGCTGGGCGCCCTCGGGGCTGAACAACCAACCCTGGAGGGTGGTCCTGGTGGAGGACCGCTCGAAGGCCGCGGACTTGTCGCGTTGCACCCGCTATTCGTCCATCGTCGCGGAAGCGCCTTTGCTCATCGCCGTTTTCCTTGACCATTCTTCGTCCTACGACCGGGACAAGGATGTCATGTCCGTGGGGGCCTTCATCCAGAACATCCTCCTGGCGGCGCACGACAGGGGACTGGGCGCCGTGTGGCTGGGCGAAATTCTCCGCGAAAAGGAAAGGGTGAGGGAATTACTGGAAGTCCCTCCCGAATTCGAGCTTATGGCGGTGATCGCCGTGGGATACCCGGCCGAAAGTCCGGCCCGCAGGGAGCGCAAGGCCCTTGACGAGCTGATATACAGGAGATATTGACGGGATAAAGAAAGCCCACTCGCTTCCTTTGTTTCTGCTCCACCTTTTGGTTTCCATCCTTGGAACCATCACCCTTTTCGCACTCCCCTGGAGACATGCGGCGCGGAGGCAAGTCTTGAAAGGGGGAGGCGGTGGAGGATTCCCGCGGAGTGCCACGCCTCCGATATAAGAAAATATAACTTGTCATATTTCATTAATTCCGATAAGCTTGTTCACGACGGCAAGAGGGAGAACAAGGGGGCATTTTCGATTACCGCGTAAAACGTGCGGAAAACGTCAGAATCCGCTTTCCGGGCCAGTGTTTCGCGATGCCCGTATACCGGGCACATGAAAGGTGAGGAGAAAGTCCTGGCTTTAGGGGGGTTGCGAGGCCGGACCGGCTTTAAAAGAAAGACTGACACGAAAGGGTAGGAACTTGCCTTCTGTGCATGAACTCCCGGCTATATCGTTCAAGGTTCCGAGGACGGCACCGACGGAAAGGGGATATCGGCGGGATCAAGCGTTCTGGTCGTGATGAAGGCGGAGGCGACAGGGAGGTGGAGTCGATGAGGGGTGTTTTTAAAAAGGCGCGGCGGATTCTGGCCATGGCTCTCACCCTGGCGGTGGGCTTGACCCTTATCTTCGTCTTCCCGGCTTCTGGAGCGGAATCAAGCGGTGAGGATGAGGAAATAGAGATCATGAGCTCCGAGGCGGTGATCCTGGAAACCGATCACCGGGGCAAGGTGGAGAAGGGCAGGATCGTGACCTTTTTCGGCCTCACCGGTCGGGGAAGCGTGGATGTGGCCAAGCACGTCGATCTCGAGGGAGACGGAAGGTGGCAAGGAGTGCACGGTTTCACTGTGCCCCGGTTGGAGGGGGATGAGCTGGTGTGGCGCAACCTGAAAGTCGACGGCGTCCGCAACGTTATGAGCTCCATGGAGTTCAAGGGGGCTACGGCCGAGGAAGTGAGGATGAAGATACCCCTCCGCCTGGAATACCGTTACTTCCTTGACGGCCGGGAGGTGGAGGACCCCGAGTCCATAACCGGAAAGGACGGCCGCTTCCGCCTCGAGCTCACCATGACCAA
This window of the Actinomycetota bacterium genome carries:
- a CDS encoding thiamine pyrophosphate-binding protein yields the protein MEGRELLARALGKAGLRFAVGKESGVLGLTIRLLREREGVRTITPLGDIAGPFMAYGNTYYHHFPAAVLCSTPAEAANAFTGLGTAWADKIPLLMMTVRSPRRLEMKLPGSTQGESYSAFTKWGTRVLDWEDIPVALGQALREALNGCHGPVHLDIEEEALLESREVKEEELEDLIEKGLGPLEAKVMEGDPELVEKGLKTLLEAERPLIVSGGGVIHAQAWEEMDRLVRMLGVPATTTVAGEGGVRGDNPCYIGGPSYVGGEAFHRAIKRADCALVVGAALGGLEGFGQPPFWNPDIRFIQVDVDPVNMCLNIPVEVSILGDAGAVLKQMIRLVEEGAAGPNPAHAAWLQHLQEVRRRWRSRVEGEAHDRWPLIHQGYLARTIREVLPPGTFLVIDGGNTTLWAGMFCMEHKPKSALFPAGMGTLGCGIPVAMGVKAADPDRPLAVIQGDGSFLYNVQELENARRLGMDFVVVIFNDGCWNMIKGAQDLFFGSRRVGSILGDIDYAAVARGLGCYGRRVSRASDIAPALREALEAGGPAVVDVLVDPDCFPETLASFALGEFEGVRINPLRALGIPKMKIDRRLVNRAKYAANILLDLDFR
- a CDS encoding thiamine pyrophosphate-binding protein, with the protein product MYLLNGGDLVARTLAQEGVDHFIGIVGGQVLPLFDAVGRHPGLRLVVPRNEAAGAMMADGYARASGKPAVIISTVGAGAIYSAAGTAGAWADHVPIFSISPQVQTWKMYPAQESLQGCYQAEMMAGITRWHCIAYSWKRIPRLVQRALREAMSGEKGPVHMDVPVDVFYETHLVTERKLRRLIPPPGSSRFQGHFHPAAEDLREAIDILEASSSPVLVAGLGVLRESAWDAVSALAERLSLPVALTPAALSAIASEDPSFAGILGHPALPGLREVVGGADAILFLGATISEQEAVMETVDLSRARIIQTSPQPELLGALGKFNAALAGDVASIAGSLAGEAGEVPVERRSWREKAREAYLRDARALREEAHGNASGRAISALGESLDPGDYLVLDGPDSTYWGSLLCPAKNAATRIRSWGLRGNGYGLPLALGVKLARPRDRVIALCDTEALMHHIQELDTARREDIRVVICVVGERYRWKEVAVGFGLHGEKASTPAELMVALDRAERSGRAAVVDLTGFEAGGR
- a CDS encoding DivIVA domain-containing protein, with the protein product MAISPMDIHLKEFTVVTTGGYDKEEVDSFLDAVAEELERLAGRNKELEEIVAAMRQKVAQFDEMQKTLQTALTNAQKSAGNILQEARNQAAAIIRKAQERSGRILEEMERERERILSSINSVREQIIEQIPRMRELLEKSRSLLNEYEEYTRKAEIPAAKGEAEEEATPTAATEVVTEEETEEPITVSEKPGVEAEEKESESEEAAQEEEKEKYVWD
- a CDS encoding HEAT repeat domain-containing protein, translating into MGIFKPSKGKLIKPNIEKMEAKRDVSGLIQALRHNDVNVRINAALALGKLKRARAVAPLIETLRDADEDVRWAAAWALGEIGKPAARPLIQALRDEDGDVRWKAAWALEKIGKVVVDSLIDAMRTESGEAKAKVALVLGSIGDVRAVRPLVKALKDEDDNVRWAAAWALEKLGPTAVKYLINNLTLEDTEARKEAAVALGVIRDESAIDPLIAAMRDEDREVRREAAAALVSLNSRKAIAGLESYLGSGDEDLRRLAAAVLAKLGWQPRREEDRVFLHLVNRDWDKLAGMNAESFPHLLRALKKEGWETRSRVAALVRENSQRLLPPLMQALEDEDEELRREAALLLKEMGGAETLDVLLQAMRNRDWFVRRSATLALGEVGDPRSLDALIQALKDEDEDVRRAAAWALGKMGDLATEPLMELLLQGEVEERRGAAWALGVIRDARASEALVRALKDEDEDVRRGAAWALGELGEQALPSLDRALELEGVAEIAREIVSRILSGEGREAEAAEMEKVLEAEEEAFLSPLELEEISLESGMPTLEEEVVEEAAAQVVSEVLGKMGWKPGEEEEKADYFIARRQWDKVTEMGELAVDSLINALGDEDEEVRSRAAWALGVIGSPRAVDALVSALEDPVRDVRVKAAGALKKIGTPCTDALIQALQEGGDELRKEAARVLGDIKDLRAIPFLVKAMGDPEEKVRGRAANALEKIGEPAVEALQATLSAEDPNARALAASVLTRMGLKPSELVAAEGGPAMERLEGTKARELILEGKWEEVATLGENAVEALLEALEDQEPEVRRGAAWALGVIRNPRAVEPLVSRLRDADESVRSGAAWALGVIGDPRGVPALVDALRDSSPEVRRKAAWALGEIGEREAVDALVQVLEDEDLDVRRVTFLVLEKLGWKPTEEEEVRRLIAEREWDRLAGMGDVAVESLIEALSAEDGETRMKAAWALGEIGDRRALEPLLDVLEDLEPQVREKAARSLGKLRDPGALEGLLRLLDDEDEGVRAAASEALGELGWKPEEVAAEETEELVVAEAKEVVSVAEEEAAVEEMEEVTISSEVGPAAEVVGEGEPPREEATVEEVLGATELTREVEVPAGEPVAVSAPQETGVEKLEEAEAPLEEILLPAVGKEEAVLSGASEEKPLEEIPVGAMSSHAEALIAQRSWKELLALGEEAVLPLAEVLRSGEKGERKKAAFILRQIGLPAVPTLRNLLHDRKEEVRAVARDILAELGWKTGEEEELAQSLIREGKWEEVAHLGKPAVLPLVRTLRDAEVEKRRMAASLLGNLPDAAALEPLLSALQDEDGEVRGRAARALGKLGDARACRHLAEALSDEDADVRARVAASLDRLGWTPADDRERARYFMATRQWNKLAEMAEAAEEALRERLEDADPEVREMARCLLDDIRGSREFKELLRELD
- a CDS encoding nitroreductase family protein; protein product: MELRDVILGRRSIRRFLDRPLSEEDTHALLEAGRWAPSGLNNQPWRVVLVEDRSKAADLSRCTRYSSIVAEAPLLIAVFLDHSSSYDRDKDVMSVGAFIQNILLAAHDRGLGAVWLGEILREKERVRELLEVPPEFELMAVIAVGYPAESPARRERKALDELIYRRY